The DNA sequence GAAATGATATTGTTATAGAATAATGAATTTCACGGCACGCTGAGTAAATGGCAATTGCCAAGtagaaagaaacaaaaaaaaattcggGGGGTATATTTGGAGCTCCTGGTCAGTTGACCTGTTAACAGAGCAATTCTATATAGCATTCTACACTTTTTCGTAGAATGATTGttgaaaaaagaataattgACGCAAAGGagattcttctccttgtacAAACAAAAAAGCCATCCATACGCCTTGGATGCGTATTCCCAGTATCCCTTATCGTACATACACGCGCGCGTTTGTAAAATATCCAAGTTTAGCCCATGTTAAATAATCCAACATATCGCTTGCCGTAAATGCCATGTCGAAAAAATacccaaaagaaaaagaagaagcaaagaaaggaTAACTCTCACTTCTGAGCCCACCAGGATATAAAGTTGGTATAGCAATGCACCTTTTTATCCCAAAGAGCCTTTCGTGCTCCGGCGAGAAACACTTCCATCTCGGTTTCGCTCCAGTCTAGAGTTTTCAGGGGTTTGGCGGCCAGAGCGCGGATGAGCTCGTGGATGATGTCGCGGAAGAGGATTCCCACTTCTCGCTGCTTGGGATCCTACAATGAGAGCCCATGTCAGTCTAAATTCCATTTTCTCCACGAGGACAGCTGCAAAAACGTACCCTGGGCCAAGGGCCGATTGGCGTTTTGATAACGCGGCACTGGATGTTTTTGAAGCCGGCATTCTTGTACTTTTGCTCCAGCTCGTTGATGGTGTAGCCGTTCATGCCGTAGTTCAACAGACACTGGTGCATCATGCGGGCGACCTGCGCCACGGGATGGCCTGGAGGCATTGTGCCGTCGTCGCATCGGATAAAGGTGCAATAGTCTGTAATCTCAAGCCAGCCGCCTTCTTTTAGGTGAGAATAGCAGTTGTTGATCAGCTTGTCCATGTCTTGCAGGTACATGCAGGAATGGCGCAGGTTGATGAAGTCGTAGCCCCCGCGATCCATCCACTCGTCTTCGACATCGTCGACTAGGAAGCGCACGTTGGGCGGGACCATGAATGGCTGGATGGGGCTGAGATCGAGACCGACGATTTCTGCGCTGGGGAACATTTTGGCGACTTTTTATAGCCGTTAGTATTTCCTCGAGGACAATCTagaaacaagaacaaggagaagagagccgcAATCATACTTGCCACTGGCCACAGCCCTGTTCCTGTGCAAAGGTCCAGTATTTTCTGCGGATTTGGCGCAATGGGCGCATTGAATAGCTTGCCGGCAGTCTGCTCCAAGTGCAGCACGTGTTTCATATATTCTCGTTCctgctcttcgtcgtcgtttgGTAACGGATAGCGGCCGTGCCGGTAGTGGTGATACTagcaaacaaaagaagaatcagCGACATGTTTGTTTAGGCCAAACAGCCATACGCACCCTGCGCCCGCCCTCAAACTCGTGCTCccagatgctgctcctcACGGTCACCGACGCCGCAGAGTACTCGTCCGTGTCttccatgtcgtcgtcgtcgtcgtagaCGTCTTCGCTGTCGGTGGCTTCGAGCGGAGGGTCCTGTTCCTCGATATTAGGAGCATCCTCTGTGACTGGTTTGCGAGGCTCGGCAACCTTTGCTTCTGTGGGCTCAGAGTCTGTTGCTGGCGCCTTGCCAGCACTCGGCCGATCTGTCTCACTGTCCCTCGCGGGATCTCCCATTGTGTTGTATGCGGTATGTGCGTGTATATTTGCGCCACGCAGCGTCGATGGCTGTAGACGGTCGATGGATATTTTCAGCGGCGCAACCACAGCGAGGCCGACTGACTAAGAGCCGATGGCAGCGAGATGGTGCTTCTCGTCGCGCCGAAAGCGGTGGAGACTGGAGACTGGAGACTGGAGACTGGAGACTGGAGACTCGACAGCTCGACAGGGAATAAGAGGTGATGCTACGAGAGAATCTGGGTCATCTCATGCTGTAATTTTCCCGCCTTTTCCGCCTGTTGGTGCTCAGCGCTGCGCCTCTAAACTCCTCGCGATGACGATCCGTCTTGCAGTTGCTGCGTGCAGAAAACCGATCAATCCGACGCTTCGACTGCGCAAAAAACGAAACAAGAcacaaagcaaaaggcaaaaaagtaAGAATCGGCTGAGAATGTTTGCGACAGGCATTTGAGCGCTGCCAATTTCGAGATCTGGGAGCTGCAGTCAGCTGATTGGAGCTACGGTACGGGGTACCTTAGCGCCGCGTACCGAGTACCCCACAGCGGCACGGCGGGAGCCAGCCACGCACAGGTACTCGCTACGGGCGATGGAGCGTACCGTCGACATGCAAATTGGCGCCAGGAGCGAGCCTTTCCGGCTTCTGGATGCTCGTTTAGTCGCCGATTAGGGGGGGCCGAAGGAGCAGATGCCACTGCAAATGCAGCGGACACGCCATCATCGAGAGGTAGTACTTGCTGGTACTGGTGTTGGTTCATCTACTAACAGCATCACACTCAACAAAGCATTTGTCAGCCCTGGAAAGAATCAATCTGTCATGCCTTTGCGCAGGTATCATGTACATTCTTCTACAAAGGGTATCCAGCTGTTGGTGGTATCTGTGTGTGGCTTGTTTACGTATTGCCCGCAAGCGTCTGCAAGCTATTCCCATGCCGGTTTATCTCGCATTGATGGAATACACCCGCCTGGGTATCTAACCTCTTTTGTTGTCCATGTTATCTTTCATACTTGACCAATTGGCAGATTATAAAAGGTGTGAAGCCATGCGGAAGTAGCCATTGCTCTATTGCAGAGTTGAGCTGATAACAGTGCCGAGTATCATCCACTTAGCCACTGTACTTCCTTTGTCTTCATTCAACAGATCAGACCCTTTATCCTTGGCTTGTATTCTAGCATTTACCCATTTCAACTCACGGTACGCATGCCAAGTTCGCCAAGCGCTTCCTACGTCCGGCACTTGCATCTGGGAGAAGTTCAGCTCTTTCGACCACATCACCAGAGATCCATGCCAACTCCCAACAGGAAGAGAATGCTCCATTTAACGAGTGCATCACTAGGTGCGACTAATCCGGGAACTGGGATACAACGCCATAAATAGACCGTGATAGCTATTCTATAATGAAAAGCTAAAGCTGATGACGATTATTAACAACCGAGTTAATGGAGACCAAGCGTTTATTCACAGCAAATGGATTAATAGGAAACGCTCTCTTGTACTCATATTCACAGCTACAATTTTGCTTCAAGCTTGGTGTTCCACAACGCCACCAGCGGCCCTTGCTTTCCGTATACTGGATCAGCCTTTGGCGTGGGAACATTTCGAATCATCGAGGCAAAAGAAGTCGTGGGCTGCTTGCCGCTTTCATTTATCCATTTAGGACATTCCTGTACCCGATATCAGTCTATAAACTAAAGAAGTATGCTGAATCTGAATGACTACTCACCTTTGGATAGACGCCAATGTAACGATAGTCGCCATAGCTCTCTAGCGAGGAATGAGCTGTTCCGGCTGGAAGGACAATCACGTCGCCAGTACGCACGTCGACTTCAAtgccctctccatcttgtATCTTTCCCAGGAGCAGCGTCGAATTGCCTTGGAAGACGCCTTTTCGAATACAATCAGTTCATCATCTCATGTATTACTGATGATACGTGCACCTACCATAGCACTCATGCGTATTTGGATGAAAGTGCCGCATTGAGATGTGCCCCCAGGTTCCCTAGATCGCGCCTCTCTATTAGCCACTACTCGACATAATTCGATTACCCAATGATATATATGGCCCATACTCTCTTTTCCCAGCCATACGCTGTCAAGAActgcgtcgtcgtctctTCATTTCGGGGCTCGGGCAACACGTCTCGGTAGAGAATCACCGGCAGCCGACTATTTGGAACATCATTTGTCGGGGCTAGGAGGTAGCATTCAACAGAGGGCATTTTGGCATGAATCTATTTTACGATGATAAGCAATTGACATGAATGACTTTTagtgtgtttttttttcttcttccgtgAAAACACGACATTGATAATGAATTAACTTGGCTACTCGTAAACCCCAGCTGATGAATTCAATGACGATTGGAGAAAGAGGGGTTGCGGCTTTGCAACTCCAGCGCTCGTTCATTGACATCGGCACAGTACATCTACAAAATGACCATTTTGTTAATGGCGACAGATGCGCAAATTGTCCAAGTTATTTAGTGTTGTGAGCAATTGTATTCAGTCTCCAATTTGATACTTCGTCGCATAAAGCTCAAAACCCCATTCTTGAACAATTATTTTCACTTCGTACTTCTATACTCCTTTGCCTGCATGTATTACGCGGGCTGTTATCTCAGGTACATGTAAGCGCCCTTGTCTCACCAAGGCCCAGTGAATGTTCCACCAAAGACAGTTTAATTAAATGTCTGAGGGGCATAAAGTTACAAGTCACTCCTTTGCATGCAGCCGACCAATCCCCTGCAGAAGTGCGGCAAGCGACGCAAAATCAAGTCGCAACACCACAGAAGTGGCTGTGAATTGgatgcctgcctgcctgtgGGAGGCCTACGACAACAAATCATTGAATAACAATTCAATAAAATGGCCCAATAGAAACACTATGGTACTTGAATCTATAAAAACACGTAGTTGCCTATTATTCGCTCAGTTTGATCTTGGAAACATTTACACATTTCACATCACTCTCAACATCATCAGTTAGCCATGGTGTTAACGCATCTCAGTACCAAAAGCCTAGAGGGCCTCTGCTCCACggagcagcttgagctccTCAATACTGTCGATTCGCTGCGCTCCCAAGGCATCAGCCACTACATTTCCTTGCCCCAAATCATCGTCTGCGGTGACCAATCGTCTGGCAAAAGCTCTGTGCTTGAGGCCATCTCTGGCGTCTCATTCCCCGTCAAGAGCGGCCTCTGTACTCGTTTCCCAACAGAGCTCATCCTTAGAACAGCGCCAAACACTTCTGTCAAGGTCTCCATCATCCCTCACCAGCCACTAGGTAAAATTGAGAAAGACTCGTTGTCCGACTTCCATGAGAAGCTCGACTCGCTCCAAGAGCTCCCGGAACTGATTGAGAACGCCAAAGCAGTCATGGGAATCAAGACCCTTGGCAAGGCTTTCTCAAATGACCTTCTCCGCATCGAGATCAGTGGGCCGGATCGCCCCCATCTTACTATTGTTGATCTCCCCGGACTGATCCATTCCGAGACAAAGAACCAGTCCGCCTCAGATGTTGCTCTCATCACTAGCATTGTCAAG is a window from the Trichoderma atroviride chromosome 5, complete sequence genome containing:
- a CDS encoding uncharacterized protein (EggNog:ENOG41); its protein translation is MGDPARDSETDRPSAGKAPATDSEPTEAKDPPLEATDSEDVYDDDDDMEDTDEYSAASVTVRSSIWEHEFEGGRRYHHYRHGRYPLPNDDEEQEREYMKHVLHLEQTAGKLFNAPIAPNPQKILDLCTGTGLWPVAIAKMFPSAEIVGLDLSPIQPFMVPPNVRFLVDDVEDEWMDRGGYDFINLRHSCMYLQDMDKLINNCYSHLKEGGWLEITDYCTFIRCDDGTMPPGHPVAQVARMMHQCLLNYGMNGYTINELEQKYKNAGFKNIQCRVIKTPIGPWPRDPKQREVGILFRDIIHELIRALAAKPLKTLDWSETEMEVFLAGARKALWDKKVHCYTNFISWWAQK
- a CDS encoding uncharacterized protein (EggNog:ENOG41) → MPSVECYLLAPTNDVPNSRLPVILYRDVLPEPRNEETTTQFLTAYGWEKRVWAIYIIG